In the genome of Dyadobacter fermentans DSM 18053, the window AAAGTTTCGCCAACGATAGGTCCGTTTCCGTCGATCGGCTCAGCCAGCGTGTTCACCACACGGCCGATGATTCCGTCACCTACTTTCACGGAAGCGATTTCTTTGGTACGTTTTACAGTAGCACCTTCTTTGATGTCACTGAAATCCCCCAGCAATACGGCACCCACATTGTCCTCTTCGAGGTTCAAAGCGAGGGCTTTAAGGCCATTCTCGAAAACAAGCAGCTCACCTGCTTGTACCTGGGAAAGACCATAAATGCGGGCAACACCGTCACCAACTTGAAGGACTGTTCCTACTTCTTCGAGTTCTGCTTCTGATCTAGCGCCTGCAAGTTGTTCGCGCAGGATGGCCGAAACTTCATCCGGTCTAACAGATACCATAGTATAATTGACTTATTTAGAGTATAGTAGTAAGTTTTCTGAAAACTGCCGCAAAGGTAGAGTTTTATTCTGGTAAAAACAGAATGATTTGACCAAAATCTGTGATATAAAATTAGATTTTTCCAAGGATAAGGGCGGAAGGGCTTCGCTGGACGCAAATTTACCGTTTATCAGCTTCTAATAACATTTTTAAAACTTTTTTAGGTACTGATTGTGTTTTTGTTGTAATTGAATTCGTTAATGACACTTATATATTAAATTTTAATCTTTTCGACCGTCCATCAGTACAATGTACAAATTAGAAAAAACCATTTTAGCAGCCCTGGCTTTTGGAGTATTGGCAATCGCGGAAGGCAACGCACAGACTATCAAGAAAACAACTAAACCCGCCGCAACTGTAAAGAAATCAGCGGCAACACCGGCGAAGTCAGCGGCATCACCAGCGAAAACAACGGCAGCCCCTGCAACATTAAAAACATCGGCCGACTCTTTGTCAGCAGCAATAGGGGTAAGCTTCGCCAATTCAATAGCATCACAAGGAATTACCGACCTGAACGCCGACCTGCTTACCCAGACGGTAAAAGCGGCCCTGAAAGGTGAAAAAACCGCATTTACGTCGGATGAAGCCAATATGTTCATCCAGGGCTACTTCACGAAAATGATGGAGGAGAAGGGCGCAGTAGTACGTAAGGAAGGGGAAAAGTTTTTGGAAGAAAACAAGAAGAAGGAAGGTGTAGTGACCACCGAAAGCGGTCTGCAATATCAGATTATCAAAACTGGCGACGGTCCCAAGCCGGCGGCAACAGACAAAGTAAAAACACACTACCACGGCACATTGACCAATGGAACGGTTTTTGACAGCTCGGTCGACAGAGGCGAGCCGGTTGAGTTCCCGGTCAATGGTGTGATCAAAGGATGGACCGAAGCGCTTCAGTTAATGCCTGTCGGATCGAAATGGAAGCTTTTTATTCCATATCAGCTGGCTTACGGTGAGCGTGCGGCAGGACCTCAGATACCGGCTTATTCAGCCCTCGTATTTGAGGTTGAATTATTGGAAATCGTAAAATAGCAAGCGAGCAAATGAAAAAGTATCTTATCACTCTTATTCCGGTTGTGTTGCTGGGTTGGCAGCGGGGCCCTGTTCAGGAACGAGTGGGGGCAATGGCACCAGCGGCCGCTTCCATGGATGAAGATATCAAGCCGATTCCAGCGCAATACAAAGCGGAGGAGCTGACAACGAGGATCTTATCCAGCTATCATTATAGAAAGACGAAGCTGAATGACTCACTGTCGGCAGCCATGTTTGATAAGTACCTTGATGCGATAGACCACGGAAAGCTTTATTACCTGGCTAGCGATATCGCGGAATTCGAGCAGTATAAGAACTCTTTCGATGATTATTTGCAGAAAAGAGAACTCGATGTCCCTTTTCAGATCTATAACGTGTTCAGAAAGCGCTACAAGGAGAGAAGTGAGTACATCCAGACGTTGCTGAAAGACACGAAGCCATTCGACTTCAGCGAGGATGAGTCGATGAACACCGACCGCGAAAAGGCGGCCTGGGCTAAAAACACCGACGAGCTGAACGACACCTGGCGGAAGTACCTGAAAAGCGAGGCATTAGACCTCAAACTGTCGGGCAAAGCGGACACTGCGGTAGTAACCACGCTCCGCGACCGTTATAAAACCCGCGACCGTGCATTGGGACGCATTCGCACCGAGCAGGTATTCCAGATGTTCATGAACGCATATGCCGAGTCGCTCGACCCGCATACGAGCTACATGGCGCCAACTTCGGCCGATCGTTTCAAACAGGAAATGAGCCAGTCGCTGGAAGGCATCGGTGCATTACTTCGTGAGGAAGATAATTATATCAAAATCGTAGAGGTAATCCCTGGCGGACCGGCATTCAAAGGAAAACAGCTGAAAAAAGAAGATAAAATCGTGGCTGTGGCGCAGGGCGATGAAGGCAAGTTCGTCGATATTGTCGGCTGGTTTGTGGACGACGCCGTGAAGCTGATTAAGGGCCCAAAATCGACCGTGGTACGTTTGCAGATCATTTCTGCCGATGCATTGCCAGGTTCGCCCCCCAAAGAATACCGTCTCGTTCGCGAGAAGATTAAGCTGGAAGAACAGCGCGCGAAGAGCGAGATTGTATCTATCAACAGCGGAAACAAGGCTTACAAAATCGGGGTGATTGACATCCCATTGTTCTACCGCGATTTCGAGGGGGCGCAGCATCGCGAGAAGGAGTTTTCAAGCACTACCCGAGACGTGCAGAAACTGATCACTGAATTGCAGGCGTCGAATGTGGACGGGGTCGTGATTGACCTGCGTAACAATGGAGGCGGCTCGCTTACGGAGGCCGTTTCGCTCACAGGCTTGTTCATCAACCGCGGACCGGTGGTTCAGGTGAAAGAAAGTCAGGGAGAGATCGAAGTGCAATCGGACAACGACCCGAGCATTGCCTACGACGGCCCGCTGGCTGTGATGGTAAACCGTTTCAGCGCATCGGCATCTGAAATCTTCGCTGCCGCGATCCAGGATTACAAACGCGGCCTTATCGTAGGTGAGCAAACCTACGGCAAAGGAACCGTTCAAACACTGATCGACCTGAACCAATGGGTGCCGAAAGAGCAAGATCAACTAGGCCAGGTGAAACTGACCGTAGCGAAGTTCTACCGCAT includes:
- a CDS encoding FKBP-type peptidyl-prolyl cis-trans isomerase; the encoded protein is MYKLEKTILAALAFGVLAIAEGNAQTIKKTTKPAATVKKSAATPAKSAASPAKTTAAPATLKTSADSLSAAIGVSFANSIASQGITDLNADLLTQTVKAALKGEKTAFTSDEANMFIQGYFTKMMEEKGAVVRKEGEKFLEENKKKEGVVTTESGLQYQIIKTGDGPKPAATDKVKTHYHGTLTNGTVFDSSVDRGEPVEFPVNGVIKGWTEALQLMPVGSKWKLFIPYQLAYGERAAGPQIPAYSALVFEVELLEIVK
- a CDS encoding carboxy terminal-processing peptidase, which codes for MKKYLITLIPVVLLGWQRGPVQERVGAMAPAAASMDEDIKPIPAQYKAEELTTRILSSYHYRKTKLNDSLSAAMFDKYLDAIDHGKLYYLASDIAEFEQYKNSFDDYLQKRELDVPFQIYNVFRKRYKERSEYIQTLLKDTKPFDFSEDESMNTDREKAAWAKNTDELNDTWRKYLKSEALDLKLSGKADTAVVTTLRDRYKTRDRALGRIRTEQVFQMFMNAYAESLDPHTSYMAPTSADRFKQEMSQSLEGIGALLREEDNYIKIVEVIPGGPAFKGKQLKKEDKIVAVAQGDEGKFVDIVGWFVDDAVKLIKGPKSTVVRLQIISADALPGSPPKEYRLVREKIKLEEQRAKSEIVSINSGNKAYKIGVIDIPLFYRDFEGAQHREKEFSSTTRDVQKLITELQASNVDGVVIDLRNNGGGSLTEAVSLTGLFINRGPVVQVKESQGEIEVQSDNDPSIAYDGPLAVMVNRFSASASEIFAAAIQDYKRGLIVGEQTYGKGTVQTLIDLNQWVPKEQDQLGQVKLTVAKFYRINGSSTQLKGVMPDLELPTAFKVNEYGEGSQPSALPWDQIPSSRYEVATNINPKIVDQIRDKHKHRLRTDEELKTLVKTLDDFKQARENKIVSLQESKRKAEREEAEKKRAAMKQLGEDNVDGDEEEETDSKVAEAPKDVKKKKDIYLTETGRILADLIVISKEPSLAGTKKKQ